The genomic DNA CGCTGCCGACCGCCCTCGCCCTGCTCGCCGTGCTGCCCGCGGTCATTGCCGTGGTGGGCCCGCTTGCGCTCAGGTCGAAGGAGCGGGTCCCGCCCGCCTGACAGGGCGAGGACGCCGCGCCGGCGGACCGTCGAGCCGTGCCGGCGAACGTCCTTTCTGTGCCCGCGAAGCGGTCGCTGTGGCCGCCGGAGGCCCAAGGACCAGCGGGACGTCTTCCGGTCGGCTCCTCCCGCGCGAGGGACGGCTATGTGCACGGCACGTCCAGCTGCTGCCGCAGCAGTCCGTCGACGGCTGCGGCGACGCCCTCTGGGTCCACGAGCTGGTGCAGGTGCTCGCCCGGCAGTGTGTGGACGCGCCACCCCCAGCGCTCGGCGCTCTCCCGCTCCACCTGGTAGGTGTCATCGAAGGCAAGGTAGGCCGCAGGCCCGTCGGTCCAGCCGGCCGGTGCGTCCAGCGTGGCCGTGAAGTAGGACAGCGGTAGGCGGTGCTGCTCGGCGGCCACGGCGCTGCGGGACGCAGGGTCGGGGAACAGGGCGGCCAGCTCCTCCTCCGACCGCCACTCCGTCCAGGGCGGCAACAGCCCGTTGGCCCCGACCAGGCCGCACAGGAAATCGTGCATGCCCGGTGGAGCGAGCGGTGTCGCGCCGGAAGCGGCCGGCAGTGCCGCGTCGACGAACACCCTCGCCAGAACCCGACGCTCCGCGGACACGGCCGGCAGGTACAGCCCGGCGTTGCTGTGAGCGACCAGCGCCAGCGGTCGCCCGACGGGCAGGGAGTCCAACAGGTGCTCCATGACGGCATCGGGACCCCTGGGAGCTCGGCCCAGACCAGGGACCACCCGCACGTCCCAGCCACGGTCGATGAGCGCGTGCGCGCAGGAGCGCCAGACGGCAGGGCCCAGCAGCGGACTGCCCAGCAGGGCTACCTGCGGCAGGTCGATAGCCACTGGGTCATCCTGCGGCACCAGGGCTCGCCTCGGGACCACGCTGAGCTGGCCGTACGTGGCGGACACGTCCTCGAGTCGCGGCTACGACGCGGAGCACGAGCGCTCCGAGGGCGGGCGCCCCGCGGAGTGGGTGCGCGCCGCGACGCGTCCGGCCCAGCCCAGCTGCTCGGGGTCGCCTACGCCCGCGACGAAGGAGTCGCCGACAAAGCACACGCGAAGGTCGTCCATGTCCACGTGCCTTTCACTCCCAGCATGTCGACGGACGCGCTGCTGCTTCTGCGTTCTGCTGGGTCAGGCCGTTCCGACGGCTAGCGGCGTAGACGTGTGCCGTCGGGCTTGCTGCTCCGCGCCGATCCCCGCAATGACCACGAGCACCATGCCGGCGACCTGCCAGAGGGCCGGCACCTGCATGAGGACGACCAAGCCGACGAGGACGGCGATCGCGGGCTCGACCGCCATCAACGTGCCGAAAGCAGACGCAGTCATCCAGCGCAGTGCTTGCAACTCCAGCACGTACGGCAGCAGCGGCAGAAGCAGCGCCAGCCCCAGACACTGCAGCGCGATCATCGGCGTCAGAGCAGTGAGTGCGGCAGGCGCGCCGAAGGGCGTGGCGATCAGCGCCGCGAGCGGGATCGACAGTGCCAGCCCTTGCATACCGGGCAGTGCGGCGCCGACCTGTTGGGTGAGCACGATGTAGGCCGCCCAGCCAGCCGCAGCGAACATGGCGAACAGGATGCCAGCGAGGTTGACCTCGCCCCCCCACGGCTCGCTCAGCCCCAGAACACCGACCAGCGCCAAGGTCGGCCACGTCAGCGCGCTTCGTCGCGGACTACGCACGGCGGCGACCGCCAACGGCCCGAGGAACTCGACGGCGACGGCGACCCCGAGCGGCACCCGCGCGACGGCTTCGATAAACGCCAGCGTCATCACCGCGCTGGCCACGCCCAGCAGCAGCACAGACCGTCGCGCCATGCCGCTGAGCGACGCCGGGCGCGGGCAACAGACGACCACAAGGACCAGGCCGGCGAAGCACAGCCGGAGCCATACCGTGCCCGCTGGCGAGACCGCATCGAACAGGCCGACGCTCAGGGCTGCGCCGAGCTGGACGCTGAGCATGGCGAGGATCGCAAGAGCGGGGGCGGGCACCGTCACGGCGTCAGCACACAGTGGCAGTGATGTCCGTGTCCACCGCATTGTTCTGCGCGGACCGTCCGCAACTGCTACACAGTCGTGATGGACCTTCGGCGGCTGCGCGTCCTGGTTGAACTGTCGCGGCTGGGCACGATGCGCGCCGTCGCGGACCTCCTGCAATGCGGCACCTCGGCGGTAAGCCAGCAACTGGCCGCGCTCGAGCGAGACGTCGGGACGACGCTGATCGAGCCCGACGGAAGGCGGGTGAGGCTCACGCCCGCCGGCCGACGGCTCGCCGAGCACGCCGAAGGCATCCTGGCGGCCGTCGCCGCCGCTGAGGTCGATCTGAGCAATGAGGCCGCCCCGCACGGCAATCTCCGGGTGGCGAGCTACTCGACCGCCCTTCGACGCTGGCTGCTGCCGGTGGCCGCCGCGCTGCGCCGCAGTCACCCGCGCGTCTGTCTGGAGCTGCAAGAGCAAGAGCCGGTGGAGGTCCGGCAACTGCTGGCCTACGACCTGATCGACGTCGGCCTGGTTTACGACTACAGTCTCATGCCCGCCGGCGACGAGGAATCCCGCACGCTGCTGTGGAGCACGCCTATGGTCCTCGCCGTTCCCGCCGATGAGCTGCCGCTCGACGCGATTCGCACGTCAGCCGACCTGGCCGTCCTCCGCGGCCACTCGTGGATCTGCAACTCGCGGGGTCGGGACGACGACGAGCTGGCCTCTCGGCTGTGCGGGCTGGACGGGTGGCGCCCGATCATCAGACATCGCGCCGACAGTCTCGAGCTCGTGATCGACATGGTCGCCGGCGGGCACGGCGTCGCGATAGTGCCCACGGACGCCCGGAACGTGCCTGGCGTGCGCCAGCTACCGATCTCCATCGCGGCGACGGAGCGAAGGACGTGGAGCCTCACGAAGCCGGGACGCGAAACGTGGCCCGCCACAGCGCTGTTGCTCCAGCATCTGACGCAACACCTACACCGACAAGAGCAAGATCTAGCCGGCTCCCGTTAGTCGAACGTCAATCGGGACATTAGTGTAGTCATGAGTAGTCGGTTGTAGTACCGTACGCCGGGTGGACCTGCTCGACGTCGATGCCCTCGACGAGGACTGGCCCTTCGAAGTAGATCAACAAGCCGCACACCTGTTCAAGCACCCCAAGTTGGGCCTGGACGACGTGGCCGACGTCTGGGCCAGCGACCCGATCTTCTACCCCGCCAAGCCGCCAGCCCACTGGCTGATGGTGGCCGAGACAGGCGGCCGAGTCCTGACCGTGCCGCTCGCGCCCTCTCGGTCGGGTGACCCCCGCCGGTGCTGGCCGATCGGCTGCTACCTCGCCAGCCACCACCTCGCCCGCCGTTACCGGGAGGACCGATGACCGACACGACGTCCCACCTGACACCCGAGCAGGAGCACGCCTTCTACGCCGACCCCGTCAACCAGGAGCCGCAAGGCCCCGGTGTCCGACGTCGCTCCAAACTGAGCTCCCCGGTCCCCGTGCGTTTCCCGGAGGACGTCCTGCAGCAGCTGCGCGACCGCGCGGCCCACGACGACCGATCCGTCTCCCAGTGGATCCGCCGGGCCGTCGAGCGAGAGCTCGCTCGCCCCAACGGCTGACCGCAAGGGATCGTCAGGCGGTGCGTTCGTAGATGAGTTCCAGGCCGTCTCCGTCGTCCCGCTGCTCGCCGACCTCGGTGAACCCGTACTGGGCGGTGAGCGACGAGGAGGCGGTGTTGTCCGGGCTGATGGTGACCCTGACGGTCGTCACAGCAGGCTCTGCGGCGGCGCGCTCGAGTAGTAGCTCCAGCGCTGCGCGGGCGTAGCCGCGTCGACGATGCGCGGGGTCGACGGCGTAGCCGATCTCGACCATGCCGGCGTCATCCGGGGGGCCGTGGAAGCCAGCTCTGCCCACGACCAGGTGCTCGTCCTCGTCATAGATGACGCCCGTCACCCATCCGGCTGTGGTGGGGTCCCGGTGGACTTGCTCGCTGCGCATGCGCCAGACCCCACGCCAGTCCGGCCCGGCGGCGTAGGCAGTGAGCGGGACGGGGCTGGCGGCCTCAGCCGCGCGTAGGTCACCCGCGGCCAGGGCGTCGAATACGGGACCCGACAGATGCACGACGCGCACCTGTCGCTTGGACGCGGTCATGAGCGGCTGATCACGGTGGGCACGTGCTGAGGCTTCCAGGCGATGCCCTCAGAGCGACGCGAGGGGGGTGAGGCCCCAGCATTTGAGCCCGTCCTGGTGGAGGATCAGCGAGCGGGACCAGGGTGGGGATCTGAGCGGCTTTCACTGGCCGCTCAGGATGAGGGCCGTCGTCCCCATGCGGACAAGGCCGTGGCCAAGATTGCCAAATCGCGGGTCAGCGAGCAGTGACTGCGTTCGGTCCAGGATGTCCTGGGTGGCCAGTCCGAGCTCGATGATCCGCGGGGCCAACTGCTCGAGGGTCAGGGACCAGCAGGCCGCGGACGCGTTGCCCAGGCCGGTGACGGGGCAGGGTCGCCGCCGCGCCGA from Mycobacteriales bacterium includes the following:
- a CDS encoding alpha/beta hydrolase, whose protein sequence is MAIDLPQVALLGSPLLGPAVWRSCAHALIDRGWDVRVVPGLGRAPRGPDAVMEHLLDSLPVGRPLALVAHSNAGLYLPAVSAERRVLARVFVDAALPAASGATPLAPPGMHDFLCGLVGANGLLPPWTEWRSEEELAALFPDPASRSAVAAEQHRLPLSYFTATLDAPAGWTDGPAAYLAFDDTYQVERESAERWGWRVHTLPGEHLHQLVDPEGVAAAVDGLLRQQLDVPCT
- a CDS encoding GNAT family N-acetyltransferase, yielding MTASKRQVRVVHLSGPVFDALAAGDLRAAEAASPVPLTAYAAGPDWRGVWRMRSEQVHRDPTTAGWVTGVIYDEDEHLVVGRAGFHGPPDDAGMVEIGYAVDPAHRRRGYARAALELLLERAAAEPAVTTVRVTISPDNTASSSLTAQYGFTEVGEQRDDGDGLELIYERTA
- a CDS encoding YlcI/YnfO family protein, whose product is MTDTTSHLTPEQEHAFYADPVNQEPQGPGVRRRSKLSSPVPVRFPEDVLQQLRDRAAHDDRSVSQWIRRAVERELARPNG
- a CDS encoding EamA family transporter, whose protein sequence is MTVPAPALAILAMLSVQLGAALSVGLFDAVSPAGTVWLRLCFAGLVLVVVCCPRPASLSGMARRSVLLLGVASAVMTLAFIEAVARVPLGVAVAVEFLGPLAVAAVRSPRRSALTWPTLALVGVLGLSEPWGGEVNLAGILFAMFAAAGWAAYIVLTQQVGAALPGMQGLALSIPLAALIATPFGAPAALTALTPMIALQCLGLALLLPLLPYVLELQALRWMTASAFGTLMAVEPAIAVLVGLVVLMQVPALWQVAGMVLVVIAGIGAEQQARRHTSTPLAVGTA
- a CDS encoding LysR family transcriptional regulator, yielding MDLRRLRVLVELSRLGTMRAVADLLQCGTSAVSQQLAALERDVGTTLIEPDGRRVRLTPAGRRLAEHAEGILAAVAAAEVDLSNEAAPHGNLRVASYSTALRRWLLPVAAALRRSHPRVCLELQEQEPVEVRQLLAYDLIDVGLVYDYSLMPAGDEESRTLLWSTPMVLAVPADELPLDAIRTSADLAVLRGHSWICNSRGRDDDELASRLCGLDGWRPIIRHRADSLELVIDMVAGGHGVAIVPTDARNVPGVRQLPISIAATERRTWSLTKPGRETWPATALLLQHLTQHLHRQEQDLAGSR